GCGTTCCTCACCATGCTGCGGAAGCCTATATCGGCAAGCTCGTCAAAGCCGGCAAACGCATTGCCATTGCCGAACAAATGAGCACACCCGTTCCCGGAAAACTCGTCGAACGCGAGATCACCCGGATCATCTCCGCCGGAACGCTGGCCGATCTCAATCTGCTGGACAGTTCGGTTCACAATTATATTGTCGCCCTCTTCAAGCACAAAAAAACGTTCGGACTTGCCTGCGCCGACCATACGACGGGGGAATTCTCGCTGGCCGAATTCGAAGACATCAATCTCCTTCTGGATGAAATCGCCCGTATCAATCCATCCGAACTCCTCATCAGCGACGAACAAAAGGACATGTTTCCCGGCGTGGCCGTCACTCTTTACTACGACGCTTATACGTTTCTGCCCACGACGGCCATCCCCGCCCTGCTGGACCACTTCGGCGTCCATTCTCTCGACGGCTACGGCTGCTCCGGCATGGATCGCGCCCTTGGTGCCGCAGGCGCCATCCTCCACTATCTTTCCTACCAGCTCCGCCGACCGACGGGGCACCTGCGCCGATTGTCCGTCCGCGCCGGTTCCGGTACCGTCCTGATCGACCAAGCCAGCCAGAGAAACCTCGACCTCGTCGATTCGCGCAACGGGGTCAAGTTGTCCCTGCTCGGTACGCTGGACAGAACATCCACGCCGATGGGAGCCCGCAAACTGAGGGACTGGGTGCTGCATCCCCTCAGCGATCTGGACGAATTACACTCCCGCCAGGACATGATCGCCAACCTGCTCGCGGAACCTTTCCTGATGAGCAAACTACGGGAGAGTCTCAAGAATATCCGCGACATGGAACGTCTCACCGGCCGGCTTGCCCAGGGAACGGGCAACGCCCGCGACCTCAAGGCCCTGGGGTGCTCCCTCGCCCGCATTCCCGACGTCAGGGACGATCTTACCGCTCTGAACGGCGAGGGCATCCTGCTCCGGAAAATTCTGGAACGCCTGGGAAGTTTCGACGACCTCGTCGCCCTGCTCGACCGCGCCATTGAGGACGAACCTCCCGTCACGATCAAGGAAGGCGGCATCCTCAAGGACGGCTACCTGCCCAATCTGGACGAACTGCGCCTCGCATCGCGCGATGGCAAACTCTGGCTTGCGGAACTTCAGGAAAAGGAACGCATCCGCACGGGAATCGACTCGCTCAAAATCCGCTTCAACAATGTGTTCGGCTACTACATCGAGGTGACCAAGTCCCACTACGACAAGGTCCCCGACGATTACACCCGCAAGCAGACACTCGCCAATGCCGAACGATTCGTCACTCCGGAACTCAAGCAGATGGAGAATACCATCCTCGGCGCCGACGAACGCTCCCGCCAACTCGAATACGAGGAATTCGTCCGTCTCCGCGAAAGCCTCTCCGCCTACATCGACCCGATCCAGTCGACTGCCGATGCTCTGGCCGAGCTGGATGTCCTCCTGGCTCTTGCGGAATGCGCCCAAAGCAACCGCTACTGCCGCCCCGT
This is a stretch of genomic DNA from Akkermansia sp. N21116. It encodes these proteins:
- the mutS gene encoding DNA mismatch repair protein MutS → MTDQPSSVTPMMEQYLRMKKGLPEDVFLFYRMGDFYEMFFEDAKEGAGILGLTLTKRQSIPMCGVPHHAAEAYIGKLVKAGKRIAIAEQMSTPVPGKLVEREITRIISAGTLADLNLLDSSVHNYIVALFKHKKTFGLACADHTTGEFSLAEFEDINLLLDEIARINPSELLISDEQKDMFPGVAVTLYYDAYTFLPTTAIPALLDHFGVHSLDGYGCSGMDRALGAAGAILHYLSYQLRRPTGHLRRLSVRAGSGTVLIDQASQRNLDLVDSRNGVKLSLLGTLDRTSTPMGARKLRDWVLHPLSDLDELHSRQDMIANLLAEPFLMSKLRESLKNIRDMERLTGRLAQGTGNARDLKALGCSLARIPDVRDDLTALNGEGILLRKILERLGSFDDLVALLDRAIEDEPPVTIKEGGILKDGYLPNLDELRLASRDGKLWLAELQEKERIRTGIDSLKIRFNNVFGYYIEVTKSHYDKVPDDYTRKQTLANAERFVTPELKQMENTILGADERSRQLEYEEFVRLRESLSAYIDPIQSTADALAELDVLLALAECAQSNRYCRPVLEQSRRLHIVNGRHPVIEQTLTNQSFVPNDTDMTPEDSRLILITGPNMAGKSTYIRQVALIALMAQIGSYVPADEAIIGLVDRIFCRVGASDDLARGQSTFMVEMSETSLILNNATENSLVILDEIGRGTATFDGLSIAWAVAEHLHDKLQSRTLFATHYHELTDLEQSRPGVANCNVAVREWHDEIVFLRKIIPGAADKSYGIQVARLAGMPSSIVDRAKAILSHLEMNSTRPAKKQKSPRLQEEPRAKNTDMDDTLPRAEQAQLELF